A part of Chloroflexota bacterium genomic DNA contains:
- a CDS encoding S-adenosylmethionine decarboxylase: MDATASPVSFSADLSRCAALSELSGDEVADLFIAALARAGATVVNAVSHAFPKTGLTCALILRESHAVLHTWPETGTIHIDIFSCTPRLRSVQAINELAQSFGAR; this comes from the coding sequence ATGGACGCGACTGCCTCGCCCGTCTCGTTTTCCGCCGACCTCTCGCGCTGTGCGGCCCTCTCTGAGTTGAGTGGCGACGAGGTCGCCGATCTCTTCATCGCCGCGCTCGCCAGGGCCGGCGCGACGGTTGTGAACGCCGTCTCCCACGCGTTTCCGAAGACCGGGCTCACCTGCGCGCTGATCCTGCGCGAGTCGCACGCGGTCCTGCACACCTGGCCGGAGACCGGCACGATCCACATCGATATCTTTTCCTGCACGCCGCGGCTCCGGAGCGTGCAGGCGATCAACGAGCTGGCGCAGTCCTTTGGCGCGCG